One window of the Crateriforma spongiae genome contains the following:
- a CDS encoding citrate synthase: MSQPDNLELQTTNKATFQIDDRQYEIPIVEGSEQEKALEISKLRRDTGLVTLDEGFVNTASTRSAITYLNGEEGILRYRGYPIEKLAEQCDFIETAFLLIYGELPTRDQAEKFRSGIREHTMIHEDMKRFYDGFPTHSHPMAILSCVVGSMSAFYQDSIDPNDPYQVEISIYRMMAKLPTIAAYSYKKSLGQPFMYPNNSLNYCENFLHLMFATPTREYLVDPDFAEALNLLLIVHADHEQNCSTSTVRMVGSSNANVFASISSGINALWGPLHGGANEACVRMLERIANDGGNVRKYVDMAKDKNSDFRLMGFGHRVYKNRDPRATIIKASCDKLLGKLNLDDPLFEVAQQLEEVALKDEYFIEKKLYPNVDFYSGVIYRALGIPVQMFTVLFALGRLPGWLAHWKEMHDNPATRINRPRQIYTGSPERPFVAMNRR; encoded by the coding sequence ATGTCACAGCCTGACAATTTGGAATTGCAAACGACAAACAAAGCAACGTTTCAAATCGACGATCGGCAGTACGAGATCCCGATTGTCGAAGGCAGTGAACAGGAAAAGGCGCTGGAAATTTCCAAGCTGCGTCGTGACACCGGATTGGTCACCCTGGACGAAGGCTTCGTCAACACCGCCAGCACTCGCAGTGCGATCACGTACCTGAACGGCGAAGAAGGCATCTTACGGTACCGCGGGTACCCGATCGAAAAACTGGCCGAGCAATGCGATTTCATCGAAACCGCGTTTCTGTTGATCTACGGCGAATTGCCCACGCGTGATCAAGCAGAAAAATTCCGCAGCGGGATTCGTGAACACACGATGATTCACGAAGACATGAAGCGGTTCTATGACGGCTTTCCCACGCATTCGCACCCGATGGCGATTCTCAGCTGTGTGGTCGGGTCGATGTCCGCGTTCTATCAAGATTCGATTGATCCCAACGATCCGTATCAGGTCGAAATTTCGATCTATCGGATGATGGCCAAGCTGCCGACGATCGCCGCGTACAGCTACAAGAAATCGCTCGGCCAACCGTTCATGTACCCGAACAACTCGCTGAACTATTGCGAGAACTTCTTGCACCTGATGTTCGCGACACCGACCCGCGAATATTTGGTCGACCCGGATTTTGCCGAAGCGTTGAACCTGTTGCTGATCGTGCACGCCGATCACGAACAAAACTGCAGCACGTCGACCGTCCGAATGGTCGGCAGCAGCAATGCCAACGTGTTCGCATCGATCTCATCGGGCATCAACGCACTGTGGGGACCGCTGCACGGCGGTGCCAACGAAGCCTGCGTTCGCATGCTGGAACGAATCGCCAACGACGGCGGCAACGTTCGCAAGTACGTCGACATGGCGAAGGACAAGAACAGCGATTTCCGGCTGATGGGATTCGGCCACCGCGTTTACAAGAACCGCGACCCGCGGGCAACAATCATCAAAGCCAGTTGTGACAAGTTGCTGGGCAAGCTGAATCTGGACGACCCGTTGTTCGAAGTCGCCCAACAGTTGGAAGAAGTCGCACTGAAGGACGAATACTTCATCGAAAAGAAGCTGTACCCGAACGTCGATTTCTATTCCGGCGTGATCTATCGCGCCCTTGGCATTCCCGTGCAGATGTTCACAGTCCTGTTCGCCTTGGGACGGCTGCCCGGTTGGCTGGCCCACTGGAAAGAAATGCACGACAACCCGGCGACACGAATCAATCGCCCGCGTCAGATCTATACGGGATCCCCAGAACGCCCTTTTGTCGCAATGAACCGTCGCTAA
- a CDS encoding hemolysin family protein, producing MNESNWWWLASIGGFTLSSIGGLGVELLDRFAGRSLEAYSRLRKNRDRFGNILDHQDTAIRGSGYLRMIGTSVFLICGTTALFYRFDELAVTAGRHRTLLVWGLAAGGMMMLTHTWLPASLTRFASTPVLYHTWPFWRTLSVLMSPLSAPGELVEWMTRRLTGQEESEDEDEEQLEDEIRTIVAAGTREGYFGPGVREMIHGVMTLHEDTVGHIMTPRGDVDAIDASLPWPQALHIIRTAGRTRFPVYRDNLDSVIGILYVKDLLPLLIEDRLPDESIETICRKPWTVPKDRSVESLLREFLHSRSHMAIVLDEFQQTAGVVTIEDTLEEIVGEIVDESDEEEEYEVLVVDDDTLEVDGRVMIDDLNDSTGWKLPESEDYETVAGWVLYATGSIPVEGDQLVLGDHVIEVLRASNRKIESIRICRSRFRDSNVG from the coding sequence GTGAACGAATCGAACTGGTGGTGGTTGGCATCGATCGGCGGCTTCACGCTCAGCAGCATCGGCGGGCTAGGCGTGGAATTGCTGGACCGTTTCGCAGGCCGGTCTTTGGAAGCGTACAGCCGTCTGCGAAAAAATCGCGATCGCTTTGGAAACATTCTGGATCACCAAGACACTGCGATTCGTGGCAGTGGTTATCTGCGGATGATCGGAACGTCGGTCTTCTTGATCTGTGGAACGACGGCTCTGTTTTATCGCTTTGATGAACTGGCGGTCACCGCCGGACGTCATCGGACGCTGTTGGTTTGGGGGTTGGCCGCCGGCGGCATGATGATGCTGACGCACACCTGGTTGCCCGCATCACTGACACGTTTCGCGTCCACACCGGTGCTGTACCACACCTGGCCGTTCTGGCGAACGTTGTCGGTCTTGATGAGCCCGCTGTCGGCCCCCGGCGAATTGGTCGAATGGATGACGCGTCGCTTGACCGGACAAGAAGAAAGCGAAGACGAAGACGAAGAACAACTGGAAGACGAAATTCGAACGATTGTTGCCGCGGGCACCCGCGAAGGCTACTTCGGCCCGGGCGTCCGCGAAATGATCCACGGTGTGATGACGCTGCACGAAGACACCGTGGGTCACATCATGACGCCACGCGGCGACGTCGACGCGATCGATGCGTCGCTGCCGTGGCCGCAAGCATTGCACATCATTCGCACCGCCGGTCGCACCCGGTTTCCGGTCTATCGCGATAACTTGGACAGCGTGATCGGCATCTTGTATGTCAAAGACTTGTTGCCATTGCTGATCGAAGACCGTTTGCCCGATGAATCGATTGAAACGATTTGTCGCAAGCCATGGACCGTGCCCAAGGACCGCAGCGTCGAATCACTGCTACGTGAATTTCTGCACAGCCGCAGCCACATGGCGATCGTGCTGGATGAATTTCAGCAGACCGCCGGCGTCGTCACGATCGAAGACACCTTGGAAGAAATCGTCGGCGAAATCGTTGATGAATCCGACGAAGAAGAAGAATACGAAGTTCTGGTTGTCGACGATGACACCCTGGAAGTCGACGGGCGAGTCATGATCGACGACTTGAATGATTCGACCGGCTGGAAGTTACCCGAAAGCGAAGATTACGAAACGGTGGCCGGTTGGGTGCTTTACGCAACCGGGTCGATCCCGGTCGAAGGCGACCAATTGGTTTTGGGCGATCACGTGATCGAAGTGCTTCGGGCGTCCAATCGAAAAATTGAATCGATTCGGATCTGCCGCTCCCGGTTCCGGGACTCCAATGTCGGCTGA
- the ybeY gene encoding rRNA maturation RNase YbeY: protein MQDELDGDDDVPIPASDDQPLEVDVRIDDDVPSAVLEAFGGDASHIINRFEIAARAAAQHRGFTFGEIGIFATTDAAIRQINRLHLSHDYATDVISFSYQCEPPLVQGELTVSLEMALAQSRRIGRPPIDEAILYVIHGVLHVTGMDDHDVDDRRAMRTCEQAVLRQLGLPDAERFDADRFDALDGLDPTDSAPTRST from the coding sequence ATGCAAGACGAATTGGACGGCGACGACGACGTTCCCATACCCGCGTCCGACGACCAGCCATTAGAGGTCGATGTTCGCATCGACGATGACGTTCCATCGGCGGTCTTGGAAGCATTTGGCGGCGACGCGTCGCACATCATCAATCGGTTCGAAATAGCGGCTCGCGCCGCGGCCCAGCATCGCGGATTCACCTTCGGCGAAATCGGGATTTTTGCAACGACCGACGCGGCCATCCGACAAATCAACCGTTTGCACCTGAGCCATGATTACGCGACCGACGTGATCAGTTTCTCCTACCAATGCGAACCACCCTTGGTCCAAGGGGAATTGACCGTCAGTCTGGAAATGGCACTGGCGCAAAGTCGACGGATCGGCCGGCCGCCGATCGACGAAGCCATTTTGTACGTGATCCATGGCGTGCTGCACGTGACCGGCATGGACGATCACGACGTCGATGATCGGCGGGCGATGCGGACGTGCGAACAGGCGGTTTTACGGCAACTGGGACTACCCGACGCCGAACGCTTTGATGCCGACCGCTTCGACGCGCTGGACGGCCTTGATCCGACGGACTCCGCACCCACGAGATCGACGTGA
- a CDS encoding HD family phosphohydrolase, whose amino-acid sequence MSATNPPRSGKARQNTQRAGKERIESLGLPKPRWVQWWQDDDKSELAVRVGIALLGAVALLVLCQTWRPPFPYRIGMIPDRELLTRVRLEVPDESKTEAAREMARRGVLAMYVNRPEPIDQLKSALRNELFKIISAESFDTMPPDIRKAFASFYEGDEASETGETPAERFSLFKSVLAQDPELKKFDGAISSAILPMRQHGVLRANQHTIEQGDQRFIRVFTPGQQADATPCDISTVRIAEAGKEFETRLRDEFRQRYDQGESESVQTVAKMIVHWFVSRLPENETLEYDDEETEMARQKAAAEVPVKMRVMFTGKSKLASAGQPLTADELSLLRYEWQALLDQLSISDRIARVAAYGGLIIALYLLCGAYIYSVDDRRLLQNPRKLAKLIALMVAVISCAYWFSQRISIPRTELIPLVVGSMIAAVVYGRELALLLMASASVSLTLFLGLPISDLVVMAATCTTCTLLVGRIRTRTHLLYVGSISALITMATVVGVGIVTGQMLSDGTLGQGLEPIYLGPLFGEVVWNLLKQALIAGCCIVVPAAALTPFLPLVEKGFGVLTDLSLLELGDASDPLLRRLAQRAPGTYNHSINVASIAEAAADEIGANGLLVRVGAYFHDIGKMFKPEYFIENQSGGVNQHDSLQPAMSTLVIIAHVKDGADLARSHHLPEPIIDFILQHHGTTLVEYFYREATRRSEEDPNREAVSDKDFRYPGPKPKTLEAAVLMLADTVESASRTLVDPTPARIQGLVDSIAQKKVADGQFDECGMTFRQLHRVRQSLVKSLTAIYHARIKYPGQQSA is encoded by the coding sequence ATGAGCGCGACGAATCCTCCCCGCAGCGGCAAGGCACGGCAAAACACGCAACGTGCCGGCAAGGAACGCATCGAATCGCTTGGCCTGCCCAAACCGCGGTGGGTCCAGTGGTGGCAAGACGACGACAAGTCCGAACTGGCGGTTCGTGTCGGAATTGCGTTGTTAGGGGCCGTCGCGCTGTTGGTGCTTTGCCAAACCTGGCGACCGCCGTTCCCCTATCGCATCGGCATGATCCCCGATCGCGAACTGTTGACGCGGGTTCGTTTGGAAGTCCCCGACGAATCGAAAACCGAAGCGGCACGCGAAATGGCCCGGCGTGGTGTGTTGGCGATGTACGTCAATCGTCCGGAGCCGATCGACCAACTGAAAAGCGCCCTCCGCAACGAATTGTTCAAGATCATCAGTGCCGAATCCTTCGACACGATGCCGCCGGACATCCGTAAAGCGTTCGCGTCGTTTTATGAAGGCGACGAAGCCAGCGAAACCGGCGAGACTCCGGCGGAACGATTCAGCCTGTTCAAAAGTGTTTTGGCCCAAGACCCCGAACTGAAAAAGTTCGACGGTGCCATTTCGTCCGCGATTCTGCCGATGCGTCAACACGGCGTGCTGCGGGCCAACCAACACACGATCGAACAGGGCGACCAGCGGTTCATTCGTGTCTTTACGCCGGGGCAACAAGCCGACGCCACGCCGTGTGACATCAGCACCGTTCGTATCGCCGAAGCGGGCAAGGAATTTGAAACGCGGCTTCGCGATGAGTTTCGCCAACGCTATGACCAAGGCGAAAGCGAATCAGTGCAAACGGTTGCAAAGATGATCGTCCATTGGTTCGTTTCCCGTTTGCCCGAAAACGAAACGCTGGAATACGACGACGAAGAAACCGAAATGGCGCGGCAAAAGGCGGCCGCCGAAGTTCCGGTCAAAATGCGCGTCATGTTCACCGGCAAATCCAAATTGGCGTCGGCCGGCCAACCGCTGACCGCGGACGAACTGTCGTTACTGCGGTACGAATGGCAGGCGCTTTTGGACCAACTAAGCATCAGCGATCGCATCGCCAGGGTGGCCGCCTACGGCGGATTGATCATCGCGTTGTATCTGCTGTGCGGGGCGTACATCTACAGCGTGGATGATCGTCGGTTGCTGCAAAATCCACGGAAACTGGCCAAGCTGATCGCGTTGATGGTTGCCGTTATCAGTTGTGCGTATTGGTTTTCACAGCGGATCAGCATCCCACGCACCGAGTTGATTCCATTGGTCGTCGGGTCCATGATTGCGGCAGTGGTCTATGGTCGTGAACTGGCATTGCTGTTGATGGCATCCGCCTCGGTCAGCCTGACGTTGTTCTTGGGTTTGCCGATTTCTGACTTGGTGGTGATGGCCGCCACCTGCACGACGTGCACCTTGCTGGTGGGCCGGATTCGCACGCGGACTCACTTGCTGTACGTCGGCAGCATCAGCGCCCTGATCACCATGGCAACGGTCGTCGGCGTGGGCATCGTCACCGGACAAATGCTGTCCGATGGCACGCTGGGACAAGGACTGGAACCGATTTACCTGGGACCGCTGTTCGGCGAAGTCGTCTGGAATCTGTTGAAACAAGCGTTGATCGCCGGTTGCTGCATCGTCGTCCCCGCCGCCGCGCTGACACCGTTCCTGCCGCTGGTGGAAAAGGGATTCGGCGTCCTGACCGACCTCAGTTTGCTGGAACTGGGCGATGCAAGTGACCCGTTGCTGCGGCGATTGGCCCAACGTGCACCGGGAACGTACAACCACAGCATCAACGTCGCATCGATCGCCGAAGCCGCCGCGGATGAAATCGGTGCCAACGGATTGCTGGTCCGTGTGGGCGCTTACTTCCACGACATCGGCAAGATGTTCAAGCCGGAATACTTCATCGAAAACCAGTCCGGCGGGGTCAACCAGCACGATTCCTTGCAACCGGCGATGAGCACGCTGGTGATCATCGCGCACGTCAAAGACGGCGCGGATTTGGCCCGCAGCCACCATTTGCCCGAACCGATCATCGATTTCATCCTGCAACACCACGGCACCACCCTGGTGGAATACTTTTATCGTGAAGCGACGCGGCGCAGCGAAGAAGACCCCAACCGTGAAGCGGTCAGTGACAAGGATTTTCGCTATCCCGGCCCGAAACCCAAGACGCTGGAAGCGGCCGTCTTGATGCTGGCCGATACCGTCGAAAGCGCCAGCCGCACCTTGGTCGATCCGACCCCGGCGCGGATTCAAGGGCTGGTCGATTCGATCGCACAGAAGAAGGTCGCTGACGGCCAGTTTGATGAATGTGGGATGACTTTCCGCCAGCTGCACCGTGTCCGGCAAAGCCTGGTCAAATCATTGACCGCCATCTATCACGCACGCATCAAATACCCCGGCCAACAATCGGCCTAG
- a CDS encoding PhoH family protein: protein MTEATLSIAHPEELLALFGPRDQHLRKLKRLFDVSITHRSGRIKISGPDDAVDAATRTLEHLRRLSRRKGTLSTTDVESAATEHGAQIDRQTAGAETTSITPPGTPRPDGPIDIPQAGRRIQPRTPGQQRYVDAIRRFDLTFATGPAGCGKTYLAVAMAVEALKAGQVRKIVLVRPAVEAGESLGFLPGDLRAKLNPYLRPLMDALGEMVDFDQSRNLMEQDVIEIIPLAYMRGRTLNDAFIILDEAQNTTIAQMKMFLTRMGERSKMVVSGDATQLDLPRGVTSGLRDALRRLSRIGDIGVVRLTGDDIVRHRLVQKIVEAYDADRDSQQSGAAASSVPAPSDVVADSDTNPIAGSVTDGPTI, encoded by the coding sequence ATGACCGAAGCCACTTTATCGATTGCACATCCCGAGGAGCTGTTGGCGCTGTTCGGACCCCGCGATCAACACCTTCGGAAACTGAAGCGTCTGTTTGACGTGTCGATCACGCACCGCAGCGGACGTATCAAAATTTCCGGCCCGGACGATGCCGTCGATGCTGCCACGCGAACGCTGGAACACTTGCGGCGTTTGTCTCGCCGCAAGGGAACCCTGAGCACGACCGACGTGGAATCGGCGGCCACCGAACATGGCGCGCAAATCGACCGGCAAACCGCCGGTGCCGAGACAACGTCGATCACGCCACCCGGAACACCGCGTCCGGATGGGCCGATCGATATTCCGCAAGCCGGTCGTCGGATCCAGCCGCGGACCCCGGGCCAGCAGCGCTACGTCGACGCGATCCGTCGGTTCGATTTGACGTTTGCCACCGGACCGGCGGGCTGTGGCAAGACCTACTTAGCGGTGGCCATGGCCGTCGAAGCCCTCAAGGCGGGCCAGGTGCGGAAAATCGTCTTGGTCCGCCCGGCGGTCGAAGCCGGCGAATCGCTGGGGTTCCTGCCCGGCGACCTTCGCGCCAAACTGAATCCCTACCTACGCCCGCTGATGGACGCGCTGGGTGAAATGGTCGACTTTGACCAATCGCGCAACCTGATGGAACAAGACGTGATCGAAATCATCCCGCTGGCTTACATGCGGGGACGTACCCTGAACGATGCCTTCATCATCTTGGACGAAGCCCAGAACACGACGATCGCCCAGATGAAAATGTTTCTGACTCGGATGGGTGAGCGCAGCAAGATGGTCGTCAGTGGCGATGCGACCCAGTTGGATTTGCCCCGCGGCGTGACCAGCGGACTACGTGATGCCCTGCGACGACTATCGCGGATCGGCGACATTGGTGTCGTTCGGTTGACGGGCGACGACATCGTGCGCCACCGGCTGGTTCAAAAAATCGTCGAAGCCTATGACGCCGATCGTGATTCGCAACAAAGCGGTGCTGCGGCATCGTCGGTCCCGGCACCAAGCGACGTCGTTGCCGACAGTGACACCAACCCGATCGCCGGTTCGGTGACCGACGGCCCCACGATTTGA
- a CDS encoding phosphatidate cytidylyltransferase: MSTNNLAARLKSSAVLIAALVTLGYLDLAFPHPDLPGVWLLPALLFFSLGTAWDVTRLLIVSGRPLSTPICLIATGMVTLSTCVPLLWPACGMVYPVDCKIGHSGWIAVAAVTAVFVVMANEMARYDGQRRGSIERTMAGAFVALYIGMPMAMLVLIRQMHADESPTWGLSAVLSMVAITKSADAGAYFAGKTLGRHKLIPRLSPGKTWEGAVGGMITATIVAALCLRFLIPAIGEPDGGSAGPWWSALVLGPVLMIAGLLGDLAESLIKRDAGAKDSGDWLPGLGGVWDVSDSILAASMPAYVLFAAGLAG, translated from the coding sequence ATGTCGACCAACAACTTGGCTGCGCGGCTGAAATCGTCCGCCGTCTTGATCGCCGCTTTGGTGACACTGGGCTATCTGGATCTGGCTTTCCCGCATCCCGATTTGCCGGGCGTTTGGCTGTTGCCCGCGTTGTTGTTTTTTTCGCTGGGCACGGCCTGGGACGTCACCCGGCTGTTGATCGTCAGCGGTCGACCGCTATCGACGCCGATTTGCCTGATCGCCACCGGAATGGTGACCCTGTCGACGTGTGTCCCTTTGCTTTGGCCCGCCTGTGGGATGGTGTATCCGGTCGATTGCAAGATCGGCCACAGCGGCTGGATCGCCGTCGCCGCGGTAACCGCGGTGTTCGTTGTCATGGCCAACGAAATGGCACGATACGATGGCCAACGACGCGGGTCGATCGAACGAACCATGGCCGGTGCGTTTGTCGCGCTGTACATCGGCATGCCGATGGCCATGTTGGTTCTGATCCGACAGATGCATGCGGACGAATCACCGACGTGGGGCCTTTCGGCGGTGCTGTCGATGGTGGCGATCACCAAATCGGCCGACGCCGGCGCCTACTTTGCCGGCAAGACGCTCGGACGACACAAACTGATCCCCCGGCTCAGTCCCGGAAAGACTTGGGAAGGTGCCGTCGGCGGAATGATCACCGCCACGATTGTCGCCGCTCTTTGTCTTCGATTCTTAATTCCGGCGATCGGCGAACCTGACGGTGGATCGGCCGGTCCCTGGTGGTCAGCCCTGGTGCTGGGCCCGGTCCTGATGATCGCGGGCTTGTTGGGCGATCTGGCCGAATCACTGATCAAACGTGACGCGGGTGCCAAAGACAGCGGCGATTGGCTTCCCGGTTTGGGGGGTGTCTGGGACGTGTCCGATTCGATTCTGGCTGCGTCGATGCCCGCCTATGTGTTGTTCGCCGCGGGTCTGGCCGGATAG
- the uppS gene encoding polyprenyl diphosphate synthase — protein sequence MPAHVAIIMDGNGRWAQARGLPRIEGHRRGVSTVRMVSETCTQWGIGTLTLYCLSSENWKRPQAELDFLMHLLQQYLIEERRTIMDQGLRLRTIGRRDRLPQRVQDEMQKTLDMSADNPGTELVLAIDYGGRDEITRAVRQISDKIAAGELKADALSETVVAEHLDTAGMPEVDLLIRTGGDMRISNFLLWQISYAELWVTETCWPEFSRDDFQAAVSDFASRQRRFGGLNVNE from the coding sequence TTGCCCGCCCACGTCGCCATCATCATGGACGGCAACGGTCGTTGGGCGCAAGCGCGCGGTCTGCCTCGAATCGAAGGCCACCGTCGCGGCGTTTCGACCGTGCGTATGGTCAGTGAGACGTGCACGCAGTGGGGCATCGGAACGTTGACGCTGTATTGTCTGAGTAGTGAAAACTGGAAGCGGCCCCAAGCCGAGCTCGACTTTCTGATGCACTTGTTGCAGCAGTACTTGATCGAAGAACGACGCACGATCATGGATCAAGGGTTGCGGCTTCGTACGATCGGTCGTCGTGACCGGTTGCCCCAGCGGGTTCAGGACGAGATGCAGAAAACCTTGGACATGTCGGCCGACAACCCCGGTACCGAATTGGTCCTGGCGATCGATTACGGCGGTCGCGACGAGATCACACGCGCGGTCCGACAGATCAGCGACAAGATCGCCGCCGGCGAATTGAAGGCCGATGCCTTGTCCGAAACGGTGGTCGCCGAACACTTGGACACCGCCGGGATGCCGGAAGTCGACTTGTTGATTCGTACGGGCGGCGATATGCGAATCAGTAATTTCCTGTTGTGGCAAATCAGCTATGCGGAACTGTGGGTCACCGAAACCTGCTGGCCTGAATTTTCACGCGATGATTTCCAAGCGGCCGTGTCAGATTTTGCTTCGCGGCAACGGCGATTCGGCGGATTGAACGTCAACGAGTAA
- a CDS encoding adenylosuccinate synthase: MSGTCVIGLQWGDEAKGKLVDLLAPRFDLVVRYQGGANAGHTVVAGDETYKLHHIPSGILHAGVQNLITPGVVINPATMLDEIDALAARGVDCRKNLRISERAHLVMPWHRLEDATINATQVRGESIGTTNRGIGPCYRDKVGRTHAIRMADLNQECRDDRIRTVAQQKVEMLKGLGATEEDLAEIAPDNVVALAASWAKRLDGMIGDTTDFLLDEAEANRRILFEGAQGALLDIDHGTYPFVTSSNSSGVGVCAGAGVPPKHINTVIGVCKAYSTRVGGGPFPTELHDSIGDRIRELGNEFGTTTGRPRRCGWFDAVAVRYTARLSGVTRLALMMMDVLAHLDELKVCVAYELDGKRIDRVPSHAEELRRCKPILETMPGWKSPVDDVRKFDEFPAGALDYVRWIEELVGVPVGILSVGPDRAQTIFTDSSSGLALASAD; the protein is encoded by the coding sequence GTGTCGGGAACTTGTGTGATCGGGTTGCAGTGGGGCGATGAAGCCAAAGGAAAATTGGTGGATCTGCTGGCCCCGAGGTTCGACCTGGTCGTCCGCTACCAGGGCGGTGCCAACGCCGGACATACCGTGGTGGCGGGCGATGAAACGTACAAGCTGCACCATATCCCCAGCGGGATTTTGCATGCCGGCGTCCAGAATCTGATCACTCCCGGGGTGGTCATCAATCCGGCAACCATGCTGGATGAAATCGACGCTCTGGCGGCTCGCGGCGTGGATTGCCGCAAGAACCTGCGAATCAGCGAGCGTGCTCACCTGGTGATGCCCTGGCACCGCTTGGAAGACGCGACGATCAACGCGACTCAGGTTCGCGGTGAATCGATCGGCACGACCAATCGCGGGATCGGGCCCTGTTACCGCGACAAGGTCGGTCGGACCCATGCGATTCGCATGGCGGATTTGAATCAGGAATGCCGGGACGATCGCATCCGGACCGTCGCCCAGCAAAAAGTCGAAATGTTGAAAGGCTTGGGCGCGACCGAAGAAGACTTGGCCGAAATCGCGCCCGACAACGTGGTCGCGCTGGCCGCATCGTGGGCGAAGCGTTTGGACGGCATGATCGGCGACACGACCGATTTTCTGTTGGACGAAGCCGAAGCGAACCGGCGGATCCTGTTCGAAGGTGCCCAGGGTGCTTTGTTGGACATCGATCACGGGACGTATCCGTTCGTCACCAGCAGCAACAGCAGCGGTGTCGGCGTGTGTGCCGGTGCCGGTGTCCCGCCCAAGCACATCAATACCGTGATCGGCGTTTGCAAAGCGTACAGCACGCGTGTCGGCGGCGGGCCGTTTCCGACCGAACTGCATGATTCGATCGGCGACCGCATCCGCGAACTTGGCAACGAATTCGGCACGACCACCGGACGCCCGCGTCGTTGCGGATGGTTTGACGCCGTGGCGGTCCGCTACACCGCACGTTTAAGCGGGGTCACCCGTTTGGCGTTAATGATGATGGACGTTCTGGCTCACTTGGATGAACTGAAAGTCTGTGTGGCGTACGAACTGGACGGCAAACGGATCGACCGTGTGCCCAGTCACGCCGAAGAACTGCGTCGCTGTAAACCGATTTTGGAAACGATGCCGGGATGGAAAAGCCCCGTTGACGATGTCCGAAAGTTCGACGAATTTCCCGCCGGCGCATTGGATTACGTCCGCTGGATCGAAGAACTGGTCGGTGTTCCGGTCGGAATCTTGTCGGTCGGCCCGGACCGCGCCCAAACGATCTTTACCGACAGTTCGTCCGGGCTGGCGTTGGCATCGGCGGACTGA
- a CDS encoding metallophosphoesterase family protein, which yields MTANLKILCFSDLHRNQDAARQLVRMADGVDFVVGAGDFANRHEGLADTLDILAAIDRPAVLVPGNGETVDELAAAAANWKSARVLHGNGCEIDGVSFWGVGGGIPVTPFGDWSYDFDEDQAAEMLGGCGKVDVLVVHSPPLGIVDHDSAGKVRGSASILDCVQRNQPKLVVCGHIHSSWTRRETVGPSTVLNAGPGGITMQIDVES from the coding sequence ATGACAGCGAACCTGAAAATTCTGTGCTTTAGCGATCTGCACCGTAACCAGGACGCCGCCCGGCAACTGGTGCGAATGGCCGATGGCGTCGATTTCGTGGTGGGCGCCGGGGATTTCGCCAACCGCCACGAGGGATTGGCTGACACACTGGACATTCTGGCCGCCATCGACCGTCCCGCGGTTCTGGTCCCCGGCAACGGGGAAACGGTCGACGAATTGGCCGCGGCGGCGGCAAACTGGAAATCCGCCCGAGTGCTGCACGGCAACGGTTGCGAAATTGATGGCGTGTCGTTCTGGGGCGTCGGCGGCGGCATTCCCGTGACACCGTTTGGCGACTGGAGCTACGACTTTGACGAAGACCAGGCCGCCGAAATGCTGGGCGGCTGTGGCAAGGTGGACGTCTTGGTCGTGCATTCGCCGCCTCTGGGGATCGTCGACCATGATTCGGCCGGCAAAGTCCGCGGCAGCGCATCGATCTTGGACTGCGTCCAGCGGAACCAACCGAAGCTGGTCGTTTGTGGGCACATCCACAGCAGTTGGACGCGTCGCGAAACAGTCGGACCGTCCACCGTCCTGAACGCGGGACCCGGTGGCATCACGATGCAAATTGACGTCGAATCATGA
- a CDS encoding response regulator, translating to MNKLSILLVEDDEIDVMSFRRGMRKYGNDCPLVVAAHGEEALRILRGTHPDKSIEPPLLIFIDVNMPVMSGAEFLRELRGDPALAATVVFMLSTSDHPVDRRAAYEQHIAGYILKQDLGDSCQNLHELIALYRRIMLLP from the coding sequence ATGAATAAGCTCAGCATTCTGTTGGTCGAAGACGACGAGATCGACGTCATGTCGTTTCGCCGTGGCATGCGCAAATACGGAAACGATTGCCCGTTGGTCGTCGCCGCGCATGGTGAAGAAGCGCTGCGAATATTGCGTGGCACTCATCCGGACAAATCGATCGAACCACCGCTGTTGATCTTCATCGACGTCAACATGCCGGTGATGAGCGGCGCGGAATTTTTGCGGGAACTGCGTGGCGACCCGGCGCTCGCCGCCACGGTCGTGTTCATGCTTAGCACATCGGATCATCCGGTCGATCGGCGGGCCGCATACGAGCAACACATCGCCGGATACATCTTGAAGCAAGATCTGGGCGACAGTTGTCAGAATCTGCACGAACTGATCGCTCTTTACCGTCGCATCATGTTGTTGCCCTAG